One genomic region from Bacillus sp. SLBN-46 encodes:
- a CDS encoding helix-turn-helix domain-containing protein encodes MILTKRRREFLDQICRQYHTTNLPVHYSEVAEAIGVSKWTAYDVLKTLESQGLVKRNYSTNENETGRSVVVFSPTEMAEEMFQKERRETSNMEEWEAILNHMTELIENHQSLPLMDAIHNIITRMKTVDVKLEFCAYFLCVLILYLNSLGKTVKSLTVNMVNASPETKVNLTVFVGAVIGMIIQSVGDELSPEMITLVQQFFKNVNQLNGEELRLLIAFIEQS; translated from the coding sequence ATGATCTTAACAAAAAGAAGACGTGAATTTTTGGATCAAATTTGCCGACAATATCATACAACCAATCTTCCTGTACATTATTCTGAGGTGGCCGAAGCAATTGGTGTGAGTAAATGGACAGCGTACGATGTGCTAAAAACCCTTGAAAGCCAAGGTCTTGTAAAAAGAAACTATTCTACTAATGAAAATGAAACAGGGCGTTCAGTTGTGGTCTTCTCCCCTACTGAAATGGCAGAGGAAATGTTTCAAAAAGAACGAAGAGAAACATCAAATATGGAAGAATGGGAAGCAATTCTAAACCATATGACAGAATTAATTGAGAATCATCAAAGTCTACCCTTAATGGATGCGATTCATAATATTATCACTCGCATGAAAACAGTAGACGTTAAGCTGGAATTTTGTGCTTACTTTCTATGTGTCCTGATTTTATATTTAAATAGCCTAGGAAAAACTGTCAAGAGTCTCACTGTCAACATGGTCAATGCGTCACCAGAAACCAAAGTTAACCTTACAGTATTTGTCGGTGCGGTTATAGGAATGATTATTCAGTCTGTCGGTGATGAATTAAGTCCTGAAATGATTACATTAGTACAACAATTTTTCAAAAATGTTAATCAACTAAATGGAGAGGAACTACGGTTACTTATCGCGTTTATTGAGCAAAGCTAA
- a CDS encoding HAMP domain-containing sensor histidine kinase, whose product MSIIKDFLLQLTFMVVPIFIYYTFITERVKTDKNRNLIMTILWGISILFCMSFPVSYGQNARLELRIIPLLFGTLYGGFWPGIFLSALIIIIRLCSGFSIGFYNTVLVLIFSLPVILYFQKSFANSKKDKRVKVAVSLAFYYCMFGLLFFGILRDFSAEYIKVQLIHLIFAVVVTWVFTLLIENIREIHQLRLEMQNSEKLRVISELTSVFAHEIRNPMQVTRGFLQLLNEPVSPDKKNEYIQLSIEELDRANEIINDFLSFGKPSINHFEKIEVGFQLQRVANIIQGYAKNHKVDVKTDVRDNCWIYANPQKLNQSLINILKNAIESMPDGGSVWITCTSTKDGYIKIIIKDQGIGMTKEQIDRLGSPFYSLKESGTGLGMMVSFQIVRLFKGKIYVNSEKDKGTEFIILLPEMT is encoded by the coding sequence ATGAGTATAATAAAGGATTTTTTGCTGCAATTAACGTTTATGGTCGTACCCATATTTATTTACTATACATTTATTACTGAGAGGGTAAAGACTGATAAGAATCGAAACTTAATAATGACCATTTTGTGGGGAATATCAATCTTATTTTGCATGTCCTTTCCAGTGAGTTATGGGCAAAATGCTCGATTGGAGTTAAGAATTATTCCTCTTTTATTTGGAACCTTATACGGCGGATTTTGGCCTGGCATCTTTCTATCAGCCCTTATCATTATCATCCGGCTATGTTCTGGGTTCAGTATAGGATTTTATAATACTGTTCTTGTATTAATATTCTCTCTACCTGTAATATTGTACTTTCAAAAATCGTTTGCAAATTCGAAAAAGGATAAAAGGGTAAAAGTTGCTGTCAGTCTTGCCTTTTACTACTGTATGTTTGGCCTTCTTTTTTTTGGTATTCTAAGGGATTTTTCCGCAGAGTACATTAAAGTACAGTTGATTCATCTTATTTTTGCAGTAGTCGTTACATGGGTCTTCACTTTGTTAATTGAAAATATAAGGGAGATTCACCAGCTACGGTTAGAGATGCAAAATTCGGAGAAATTACGTGTTATAAGCGAGTTAACAAGTGTTTTCGCACATGAAATTAGAAATCCGATGCAAGTTACTCGTGGCTTCTTGCAACTTTTAAACGAGCCTGTTTCACCTGATAAAAAGAATGAATATATCCAATTATCCATAGAAGAATTAGATCGTGCAAATGAAATTATTAATGATTTTTTATCTTTTGGAAAACCTTCCATAAATCATTTCGAAAAAATTGAAGTTGGTTTTCAGCTGCAACGTGTAGCAAATATCATCCAAGGGTATGCCAAGAACCATAAGGTTGACGTTAAAACTGATGTTCGTGATAACTGTTGGATTTATGCTAATCCTCAAAAATTAAACCAATCATTGATAAATATATTAAAAAATGCGATAGAGTCAATGCCGGATGGTGGAAGTGTCTGGATTACATGTACTTCAACTAAAGATGGATATATAAAGATTATCATTAAAGACCAAGGGATCGGGATGACAAAAGAACAAATTGATAGGCTTGGATCTCCATTTTATTCCTTAAAGGAAAGTGGAACAGGATTAGGGATGATGGTCAGTTTTCAAATCGTCCGCTTATTCAAGGGTAAAATATATGTAAACAGTGAAAAGGATAAGGGGACAGAATTTATTATTCTTTTACCGGAGATGACCTAA
- a CDS encoding TetR/AcrR family transcriptional regulator, translating into MINHKNISKKQQHTVMDFYSVLADLTAKNGYSMLSISEIVSHSGYNRATFYKYFKNKQDLANSFVEYISHEFYQECRHPFNEKEQINFNRMKPQEFTIFHHIMKHSHYYRLLIVNDTVPKLQSSIIETIITILQNELLFANFQDSSPIFNSNAFYKAYGFYGLIHEWIKSDFQISPNLIMKDLLTIFTTDNSKANIQSSFSSSL; encoded by the coding sequence ATGATCAATCACAAAAATATCTCTAAAAAACAACAACATACAGTAATGGATTTCTACTCCGTCTTGGCGGACCTGACTGCTAAAAACGGATATTCCATGTTATCCATTTCAGAAATCGTGTCACACTCCGGATATAATCGTGCAACATTTTATAAGTACTTTAAGAATAAACAAGATCTTGCCAACTCTTTCGTTGAATACATATCTCATGAGTTCTATCAAGAATGCCGTCATCCTTTTAATGAAAAAGAACAAATTAACTTCAATCGCATGAAACCACAAGAGTTTACAATTTTCCATCATATTATGAAACATTCTCATTATTATAGATTATTAATAGTAAACGACACTGTTCCAAAATTACAGAGTTCCATTATAGAAACCATTATTACAATATTACAAAATGAACTGCTTTTCGCTAATTTTCAAGATAGTTCACCTATATTTAATTCGAATGCCTTCTATAAAGCGTATGGTTTTTACGGATTAATCCATGAATGGATTAAAAGTGACTTTCAAATCTCACCCAATTTAATAATGAAAGATTTACTCACTATTTTTACAACCGACAATTCTAAAGCTAATATTCAGTCTAGTTTTTCAAGCAGTTTGTAG
- a CDS encoding PQQ-dependent dehydrogenase, methanol/ethanol family, producing the protein MKVQQNKWLVIASFLVLFIIIVGFYFFLSSGNKTEQTASKPKEIEKVPAQQAEVPKDPIPPAFTSKELTTLPGENWITNGGSTFNQRYSTLDEINSTNVKNLKGKWVTHLGSGQEFKYSGEASPIVYNGVMYIITGADEVSALDVKTGENLWIYKPEIGELTTVCCGWTSRGVAIGDGLVYVGLLDAKLVALDQKTGKEVWSTVVDDWKKGYTITSAPLYYNGKIYTGISGGEYGTRGRVTAFDAKSGKELWRFYTIPGPGETGHETWPSENDSWKRGGAPVWQTPAVDPETGLLYFSTGNAAPDLDGSKRSGDNLFAASIVAIDAETGKYKWHFQEVHHDIWDLDAPNPVVLFDVEIDGKMRKGLAQAGKTGWVYILDRTNGEPLIGIDEVPVPQDKRQATSPTQPIPKGDAFVPQEVTKEALAKDAPKYEGEFGKIFDPFWEEPLLLKPAAAGGANWPPSAYNPDTGYFYVVATDQYQLFTRSEEEFKEGSMYLGSIIAPVDDSPRRGTVTAIDVKTNKIAWQKVWDDSAYSGVLTTKGGLVFVGHNDGRLIAYDAKTGDQVWEFKTDAGVNAAPIAYEVDGKQYISVLVAGNSLAGTKHGDSLWTFALDGTIESGTTPVAVKTDETTNDGAVEVTASVDEGQNVFEGNCLACHGREGTGGHNGPDLQLSQVAKDPEKVTERINKGGTTMPAFGDILTEQQIKDVTAYITEIIAKKRE; encoded by the coding sequence ATGAAAGTTCAACAAAACAAATGGCTTGTTATTGCCAGCTTTTTGGTCCTGTTTATCATCATTGTCGGATTTTATTTTTTTCTGAGCTCAGGCAATAAAACCGAACAAACAGCTAGTAAGCCTAAAGAAATTGAAAAAGTTCCCGCACAACAAGCAGAGGTGCCAAAGGATCCGATTCCACCAGCATTTACGAGCAAGGAATTGACAACGCTTCCAGGAGAGAATTGGATTACAAATGGCGGCAGTACATTTAATCAAAGATATTCTACATTAGATGAAATCAATTCTACGAATGTTAAAAATTTAAAAGGAAAATGGGTAACACACCTTGGTTCTGGTCAAGAGTTTAAGTATTCAGGTGAGGCATCACCTATTGTTTATAATGGAGTAATGTATATTATTACAGGGGCTGATGAGGTATCGGCACTTGATGTAAAAACGGGTGAGAATTTATGGATTTATAAGCCTGAAATTGGCGAATTAACCACTGTTTGCTGTGGCTGGACAAGCCGGGGAGTTGCCATTGGTGATGGCTTGGTTTATGTAGGTCTTTTAGATGCAAAGCTTGTGGCGTTAGATCAGAAAACAGGTAAAGAAGTTTGGTCAACCGTAGTTGATGATTGGAAAAAGGGCTATACGATTACAAGCGCACCGCTATACTATAACGGCAAAATATACACGGGTATCTCAGGCGGTGAATATGGAACAAGGGGCAGGGTAACTGCCTTTGATGCAAAAAGTGGAAAAGAACTTTGGCGATTCTATACCATTCCAGGGCCTGGAGAAACTGGACATGAAACATGGCCTAGTGAAAATGATTCATGGAAACGCGGCGGTGCGCCAGTCTGGCAGACACCGGCTGTTGACCCTGAAACGGGACTGCTCTATTTCTCAACTGGAAATGCTGCCCCAGACTTAGATGGAAGTAAACGATCAGGGGATAACCTATTTGCCGCTTCAATTGTGGCGATTGATGCAGAAACGGGTAAATACAAGTGGCATTTTCAAGAGGTGCACCATGATATTTGGGATTTAGATGCACCAAATCCTGTCGTTTTATTTGATGTTGAGATCGATGGGAAAATGAGAAAAGGATTAGCTCAAGCGGGGAAAACTGGATGGGTATACATTTTGGATCGGACGAATGGGGAGCCGTTAATAGGAATTGATGAAGTACCTGTTCCGCAGGATAAACGTCAAGCAACTTCACCTACTCAGCCGATTCCAAAAGGGGATGCGTTTGTTCCACAAGAGGTAACAAAAGAGGCTCTTGCCAAGGATGCCCCTAAATATGAAGGGGAATTTGGTAAAATATTTGATCCTTTCTGGGAAGAGCCACTTCTTTTAAAACCAGCGGCAGCTGGAGGCGCCAACTGGCCACCATCCGCCTACAATCCAGACACTGGTTATTTTTATGTCGTAGCTACAGATCAGTACCAGCTTTTTACCAGAAGTGAAGAGGAGTTTAAAGAAGGAAGTATGTACCTTGGAAGTATCATCGCACCTGTAGATGATTCCCCAAGGCGAGGCACAGTGACGGCGATCGATGTGAAAACAAATAAAATAGCTTGGCAAAAGGTATGGGACGATAGTGCCTATAGCGGTGTTTTAACGACTAAGGGAGGCCTTGTTTTTGTCGGTCATAATGATGGCAGATTAATTGCATATGATGCCAAAACGGGTGATCAAGTGTGGGAGTTCAAGACAGATGCTGGTGTAAATGCCGCGCCAATCGCCTATGAAGTCGATGGAAAACAATATATTTCTGTCCTTGTTGCAGGAAATTCTCTTGCTGGGACGAAGCATGGAGACTCGCTATGGACATTTGCCTTGGACGGTACGATTGAATCTGGGACTACTCCAGTAGCTGTTAAGACTGATGAGACCACAAACGATGGTGCTGTTGAAGTAACAGCAAGTGTCGATGAGGGTCAGAACGTATTTGAAGGAAACTGTCTGGCCTGTCATGGAAGAGAAGGAACAGGGGGACATAATGGGCCTGATTTACAGCTTAGTCAAGTTGCAAAGGATCCCGAGAAGGTAACAGAAAGGATAAATAAGGGCGGAACAACAATGCCTGCTTTTGGAGATATTCTTACAGAGCAACAAATAAAAGATGTCACCGCCTATATCACTGAGATTATTGCAAAAAAACGAGAATAG
- a CDS encoding SDR family NAD(P)-dependent oxidoreductase produces MKLSGNTVLITGGSAGIGFAFAERFIIAGNKVIVCGRREEKLQEAKEKYPELITRVCDVTKESDRITLFDWVKDEHPEVNVLVNNAGIQQRYHVLKTNTKEDWSYYSQEIASNIEAPFHLCMLFAPYFANKDYGAILNVSSGLAFTPMVIAPIYSATKAAVHSFTMSLRHQLEDTAIEVIEIAPPAVNTDLGGVGLHTFGTPVDEFADAIFKGLEAGKTEIGYARAEKAMRMSRDEIDETVKAMYANMKNTIL; encoded by the coding sequence ATGAAACTATCAGGGAATACCGTACTTATTACTGGAGGGTCAGCAGGAATCGGTTTTGCGTTTGCCGAGAGATTCATAATAGCAGGCAATAAGGTCATTGTCTGCGGCAGACGCGAAGAAAAGCTACAGGAAGCAAAGGAAAAATATCCTGAACTGATTACCCGCGTTTGTGATGTCACCAAAGAATCTGATCGGATTACTTTGTTCGACTGGGTAAAGGACGAGCACCCCGAAGTGAACGTGCTTGTAAACAACGCAGGCATTCAGCAGCGCTATCATGTACTTAAAACGAACACAAAGGAAGATTGGAGCTATTACAGTCAAGAAATAGCGTCTAACATCGAGGCACCATTTCATTTATGCATGCTATTTGCACCGTATTTTGCCAATAAAGACTATGGGGCTATCCTTAATGTATCATCTGGTTTAGCGTTTACTCCAATGGTGATTGCGCCGATTTATTCAGCTACGAAAGCGGCGGTTCATTCATTTACGATGAGCTTACGACATCAGCTTGAAGATACGGCCATTGAGGTGATCGAAATTGCGCCTCCGGCAGTTAATACCGATTTAGGCGGAGTAGGCTTACATACCTTTGGCACCCCTGTAGATGAATTTGCAGATGCGATATTTAAAGGACTAGAAGCAGGAAAAACCGAAATTGGTTACGCACGTGCTGAAAAAGCGATGAGGATGTCCCGAGATGAAATTGATGAGACCGTGAAGGCGATGTATGCCAATATGAAAAACACAATTCTATAA
- the xerS gene encoding tyrosine recombinase XerS, with protein sequence MAYQTKQLNYKKLQQLLNELPWYVAEYINHKQRKLSAASLLNYCHDFKIFFNWMVSEQLWSDDVKDIPLEQLEKMTVIEVDNFLNFLHYQLNNKEITVNRKLSALKSLFNYLQNIAETRDLQPYIQRNVMAKIEFNEIKESMETIANKMEGKILLGDEYEKFRAFIAHDYGELNKDNKRIYHFYKMNQQRDTAIVSLILGSGLRLSELVGLDVDDIDFSKFTARVIRKGNKEQYVYFSQVAMADLQEYLAVRVSKYQIDKNYKALFISAPMGPKGKSRRLTARAVEKLIEKYAAAFGKPSLSVHKLRHSFATRYHSEINDVPKLRRQLGHSSIQTTMIYTHIRNDDLKDAVDKMDMPKD encoded by the coding sequence ATGGCGTATCAAACAAAACAATTAAATTATAAAAAACTTCAGCAATTATTAAATGAATTGCCTTGGTATGTGGCTGAATATATCAATCACAAACAACGAAAGCTCTCGGCAGCATCCTTATTAAACTATTGTCATGATTTCAAGATCTTTTTTAATTGGATGGTCAGTGAGCAATTATGGTCTGACGATGTTAAAGATATTCCGCTTGAACAATTAGAGAAAATGACTGTAATCGAAGTCGATAATTTCTTAAACTTTTTACATTATCAATTAAATAACAAAGAAATTACCGTCAATCGGAAGCTTTCTGCGCTGAAATCCTTGTTTAACTATTTGCAGAATATCGCTGAGACACGTGATTTACAGCCTTATATTCAACGAAATGTTATGGCTAAGATTGAATTTAATGAGATTAAGGAAAGCATGGAAACAATCGCCAACAAAATGGAAGGCAAAATCCTTCTTGGAGATGAATATGAGAAGTTTAGAGCGTTTATTGCACATGATTACGGCGAATTAAACAAGGATAATAAGAGAATCTATCATTTTTATAAAATGAATCAGCAGCGTGATACGGCCATTGTATCGTTGATTTTAGGCTCCGGCCTCCGTCTATCTGAGTTGGTCGGATTAGACGTGGATGATATTGATTTTAGCAAATTCACTGCACGAGTGATTCGTAAAGGAAATAAAGAACAATATGTGTATTTCAGCCAGGTGGCGATGGCGGATTTACAAGAATATTTGGCTGTCAGAGTTTCAAAATACCAGATTGATAAGAATTATAAAGCGCTATTTATTTCGGCTCCCATGGGTCCTAAAGGTAAATCTCGTAGACTGACAGCGCGTGCGGTGGAAAAATTAATTGAAAAATATGCTGCAGCATTCGGTAAACCATCGTTATCGGTACATAAGCTACGGCATTCATTTGCTACCAGATACCATTCAGAGATTAATGATGTACCGAAATTACGACGCCAATTAGGCCATTCATCGATCCAAACAACAATGATATATACACATATCCGTAATGATGATCTAAAGGATGCTGTTGATAAGATGGATATGCCGAAGGATTAA
- a CDS encoding LAGLIDADG family homing endonuclease, producing MPRKPDITNEQIIEMYLNGLSYKMMVEATGLTDRGIRKLLNRHDIETNRTVRIHKVNEDFFKVWTNKMAWVLGLFITDGCVNKDTQSISFTQKNEQILRLIAIYMGADYILSPIAKTRQTPTLIINSKTLKKDLEVLGIQHNKSLTVSFPNVPNKYLPAFIRGVIDGDGWVQKKGYVMNITTGSIGFANGLLSVFQSWDLRTEITSQISNAGNRIYRVWVKGKYELPKLAKIIYNDEMGYYTSYKKDYMTQRINEK from the coding sequence ATGCCTAGAAAGCCAGATATTACTAACGAGCAAATCATTGAAATGTACTTAAATGGTCTATCTTATAAAATGATGGTTGAGGCTACTGGATTAACAGATCGTGGAATAAGAAAGCTTTTAAACAGACATGACATTGAAACAAATAGAACAGTTCGAATTCATAAGGTGAATGAAGACTTCTTTAAGGTATGGACAAATAAGATGGCATGGGTATTAGGTCTATTTATTACAGATGGATGCGTTAATAAAGATACTCAGTCCATTTCGTTTACCCAAAAAAACGAACAGATACTACGTCTAATTGCAATTTATATGGGTGCAGATTATATTTTATCTCCAATTGCAAAAACAAGACAGACCCCTACTTTAATTATTAACTCAAAAACATTAAAAAAAGACTTGGAGGTTTTAGGAATCCAACATAATAAATCTTTAACAGTGTCCTTTCCAAATGTTCCTAATAAATACTTACCTGCATTTATAAGAGGTGTAATTGATGGTGATGGTTGGGTTCAAAAGAAAGGATATGTAATGAATATAACAACAGGAAGTATTGGATTTGCTAACGGACTTCTATCTGTTTTTCAATCTTGGGACTTACGAACAGAGATTACATCCCAGATTAGTAATGCTGGAAATCGGATATACCGAGTATGGGTTAAAGGAAAATACGAACTTCCTAAACTAGCAAAAATTATTTATAATGATGAAATGGGTTATTACACTTCATATAAAAAGGATTATATGACACAACGTATAAATGAAAAATAA
- a CDS encoding rRNA methyltransferase yields MWVSVNGKLIQTTDNSRIKFRTNISRSLINYLNQVAANNNTHINYLIESGLQNVLSKGYISFNKELRPTDRVQYKTTYDKNLLEKVKEFAKKHDLFINDVIEYSVNFVDVEKAKKSNYKHRIE; encoded by the coding sequence ATGTGGGTATCAGTAAATGGAAAGTTGATTCAAACAACAGATAATTCGAGAATTAAATTCAGAACAAACATTAGTAGATCTTTAATAAATTATTTAAATCAAGTAGCAGCAAACAATAATACACATATTAACTACCTAATTGAAAGTGGATTACAAAATGTTTTATCTAAAGGCTATATTAGCTTTAACAAAGAATTAAGACCTACTGACAGGGTTCAATATAAAACAACCTATGACAAAAACCTATTAGAGAAAGTAAAAGAATTTGCGAAAAAGCATGATTTATTTATTAATGATGTAATTGAATATAGTGTTAATTTTGTTGATGTGGAAAAGGCTAAAAAAAGTAATTATAAACATCGGATAGAGTAA
- a CDS encoding PH domain-containing protein: MRFYSKKGLITGVLLWGTILFLIGSFIFLPGGPDGMGETTTTILTTILLTTFISWVWFGTYYEIKGKQFIVVSGPFRWKIDIMSINSIRKTLNPLSSPALSIKRLQIRYGNYNTILISPKHEKEFCKMIKKINPKIEINFN, encoded by the coding sequence ATGCGGTTCTATTCAAAAAAAGGGCTTATCACCGGGGTTCTTTTATGGGGTACCATACTCTTTTTAATAGGATCATTCATTTTTCTCCCCGGAGGACCAGATGGGATGGGGGAGACCACTACAACCATATTAACTACTATTTTATTAACCACATTTATTAGCTGGGTGTGGTTCGGAACCTATTATGAAATTAAAGGAAAACAATTTATCGTTGTCAGTGGACCATTTCGTTGGAAAATTGATATTATGTCAATCAATAGTATTCGAAAAACACTAAATCCATTATCAAGCCCAGCATTATCAATAAAACGACTTCAAATACGATACGGTAATTACAACACAATTTTAATTTCACCTAAACATGAAAAAGAATTCTGTAAGATGATCAAAAAAATAAATCCTAAGATTGAAATCAATTTTAACTAA
- a CDS encoding ABC transporter ATP-binding protein, which yields MSRDSKRQDGVPGAGTRRPGPGGGFGPMGMGMPVQKAKDFRGTLRRLIGYLRPYKLQLLSVLLTAMISTVFAIVSPKIMGKATTKLFEGLMMKIKGVPGAKIDFDYIGQIIILLIGLYLMSAIFAYIQQYIMAGVAQKTVYNLRNEVEEKLNRLPLKYFDSRTHGEILSRAVNDVDNISTTLQQSLTQLITSVVTLIGVIVMMLSISPLMTLIVVVTLPLSFIATAKIAKKSQQFFKKQQKSLGQLNGHVEEMYTGHKVIKVFGHEKKSIEQFEGINEKLYQAGWKAQFVSGMIMPLMSFINNIGYVLVSVAGGILVTKKAIEIGDIQAFIQYTRQFSQPIAQTASIANIIQSTVASAERVFEILDETEEIPEAVEALIIDSPKGDVAFENVSFGYKENELLIENMNIEVERGKKVAIVGPTGAGKTTLINLLMRFYEINEGKILIDGIDIRMLKRAHLRSFFGMVLQDTWLFNSSIRDNIAYGREGATEEEIISAAQAANADHFIRTLPEGYDTILNEEASNISQGQKQLLTIARAILANPAILILDEATSSVDTRTEVQIQRAMNHLMKGRTSFIIAHRLSTIRDADLILVMNNGSVIEKGNHAELLASGGFYADLYNSQFTGSGGIKNVG from the coding sequence ATGAGTAGAGACTCGAAAAGACAAGACGGCGTACCAGGTGCTGGAACTCGGAGACCGGGGCCAGGAGGCGGATTCGGCCCAATGGGCATGGGGATGCCTGTCCAAAAAGCAAAGGATTTTAGAGGAACACTTAGAAGATTAATAGGATACTTAAGACCATATAAACTACAGCTTCTTTCTGTATTACTTACCGCAATGATCAGTACAGTATTCGCTATTGTCAGCCCGAAAATTATGGGGAAGGCAACAACCAAACTGTTTGAGGGCTTAATGATGAAGATTAAAGGTGTGCCTGGTGCAAAAATAGATTTTGACTATATTGGTCAGATCATAATTTTATTAATTGGTCTTTATCTAATGAGTGCGATCTTTGCCTATATTCAGCAGTATATCATGGCTGGAGTCGCTCAAAAAACCGTCTATAACCTGCGTAATGAAGTGGAAGAAAAACTTAACCGACTGCCGCTAAAATACTTTGATTCCCGGACACATGGGGAGATCCTCAGCCGTGCAGTGAATGATGTAGATAATATTAGTACTACTTTACAGCAAAGCTTAACCCAGCTCATTACTTCGGTTGTCACGCTAATTGGAGTGATTGTGATGATGCTTTCAATTAGTCCGTTGATGACACTCATTGTGGTTGTAACACTGCCGTTGAGCTTTATTGCTACTGCAAAAATCGCAAAAAAATCACAACAGTTTTTTAAAAAACAACAAAAATCGTTGGGACAGCTTAATGGGCATGTTGAAGAAATGTATACAGGTCATAAAGTCATTAAGGTATTTGGGCATGAAAAAAAGTCCATTGAACAATTTGAGGGAATAAATGAAAAGCTCTATCAAGCAGGTTGGAAAGCGCAATTCGTTTCTGGCATGATTATGCCTTTAATGTCTTTTATAAATAATATTGGGTATGTTTTAGTATCCGTTGCTGGCGGTATTTTAGTTACAAAAAAGGCGATTGAGATCGGTGATATTCAAGCCTTTATCCAATATACAAGACAATTTTCTCAGCCAATCGCTCAAACAGCATCGATTGCAAACATAATTCAGTCCACGGTTGCGAGCGCGGAACGGGTGTTTGAAATACTAGACGAAACAGAGGAAATACCTGAAGCGGTTGAAGCTCTCATAATTGATTCTCCTAAGGGTGACGTAGCATTTGAAAATGTCTCTTTTGGATATAAAGAAAACGAACTGTTAATTGAAAATATGAATATTGAAGTGGAAAGAGGTAAAAAAGTAGCGATTGTTGGGCCAACAGGGGCTGGTAAAACGACTCTTATAAATTTATTGATGCGCTTTTATGAAATCAACGAGGGTAAGATTTTGATAGATGGCATTGATATTAGAATGTTAAAACGTGCGCACCTAAGAAGCTTTTTCGGTATGGTGCTGCAAGACACTTGGCTGTTCAATAGCTCTATTCGTGACAATATCGCGTACGGTAGAGAGGGAGCGACCGAAGAGGAAATTATTTCAGCGGCACAAGCGGCTAACGCCGACCATTTTATCCGCACACTGCCTGAGGGTTATGATACGATTTTGAATGAAGAAGCATCCAATATCTCGCAAGGACAGAAGCAGCTATTAACGATTGCCAGGGCGATTCTAGCAAATCCTGCTATATTGATTTTAGATGAAGCAACCAGCAGTGTAGATACTCGGACAGAAGTGCAGATTCAGCGGGCCATGAATCATTTGATGAAGGGACGTACGAGCTTTATTATTGCACACCGGTTATCTACGATTCGAGATGCTGATCTGATTCTTGTGATGAATAATGGAAGTGTGATAGAAAAAGGGAATCACGCAGAGTTGTTGGCAAGTGGCGGTTTTTATGCTGATTTGTATAATAGTCAGTTTACTGGTAGTGGTGGAATAAAGAATGTAGGATAG